The following are from one region of the Oreochromis aureus strain Israel breed Guangdong linkage group 1, ZZ_aureus, whole genome shotgun sequence genome:
- the lmnl3 gene encoding lamin L3 isoform X1, whose amino-acid sequence MASPICTPAATSTPAAASSSSGRSSRSAGRRSGAAAGLSASSTSPSRLSRLQEKDELRGLNDRLANYIQRVQELESERSYMLLKLEEKEEARSSVRRLYEEELADVRKSLDGLAQERAQLQIDYGNLCEEHRTLQARNQKKEGDLTNALAQLRRAEETLSLKDAEFTKLQSENRRLNGDLADLQSQLEQLEALLAETKNQLSSEMLRRVETENQAQTLKEELELHKNISEQEILEIRSRHESRLVEVDSGQRREFESKLAEAMQQLRQDSESQLQQYKEEIDRVFSSKLHNAQQDALEKNDVASATKDELDATKVRVETLSSQLQQCRKEKISLENRFQDLERTLDKEREVWHHKLSQKEQELLNMRTQMFSQLEDYEHLMDVKVALDVEISAYRKMLEVEEQRFKLSPSPSQRTSIPRTHEHSSRKPRGKKRKYEGESGSSPAYKMSSRSMERGAVSVAEIDVDGKYVRLKNNSEKEQSLGGWVVRRVYPGAGDITFHIPASCVLAGGQTLTIWAAGAEVEADPSDLVLQGHRSWGVITDVRVILLNSSHEEVAERRLCMLGGGEDDTGLEFDEEFVTGSEMQRFQRQDFSKETTCAVM is encoded by the exons ATGGCCTCGCCCATCTGTACCCCCGCGGCCACCTCCACCCCGGCGgccgcctcctcctccagcGGCCGCTCCAGCCGCTCCGCCGGCCGGCGAAGCGGCGCGGCGGCCGGCCTGTCCGCCTCCAGTACCAGCCCGTCCCGCCTGTCCCGCCTGCAGGAGAAGGACGAGCTCCGGGGCCTCAACGACCGCCTCGCCAACTACATCCAGCGGGTGCAGGAGCTGGAGAGTGAGCGCTCCTACATGCTGCTGAAgctggaggagaaggaggaggccAGGAGCAGCGTGCGGAGGCTGTACGAGGAGGAGCTGGCCGACGTCAGGAAGTCCCTGGACGGCCTGGCCCAGGAGAGGGCCCAGCTGCAGATCGACTACGGGAATCTGTGCGAGGAGCACAGGACGCTCCAGGCGAG GAACCAGAAGAAGGAGGGCGATCTGACGAACGCGCTGGCTCAGTTGCGGAGAGCTGAGGAGACTCTGAGCTTGAAGGACGCCGAGTTCACCAAACTGCAGTCGGAGAACCGCAGACTCAACGGCGACCTCGCCGACCTGCAGAGCCAGCTCGAACAA CTGGAGGCTCTACTGGCAGAAACCAAGAACCAGCTGAGCTCTGAGATGCTGAGGCGAGTCGAAACGGAGAACCAGGCGCAAACGCTGAAAGAGGAGCTCGAACTGCACAAGAACATCAGTGAGCAG gagATCCTGGAGATCCGAAGCAGACACGAAAGCCGCctggtggaggtggattcagggcAGAGGAGGGAGTTCGAAAGCAAATTGGCTGAGGCGATGCAGCAGCTGCGGCAGGACAGCGAGTCGCAGCTTCAGCAGTACAAAGAAGAGATCGACCGGGTTTTCAGCTCAAAG CTACACAACGCCCAGCAGGATGCGCTGGAGAAGAACGACGTGGCTTCGGCCACCAAAGACGAGCTGGACGCCACGAAGGTTCGAGTGGAGACCCTCAGCTCGCAGCTGCAGCAGTGCAGAAAAGAA AAAATCTCTCTGGAGAACCGCTTCCAGGACCTGGAGAGGACTCTGGACAAGGAGCGGGAAGTCTGGCACCACAAACTGAGTCAGAAGGAGCAGGAGCTGCTCAACATGAGAACCCAGATGTTCAGTCAGCTGGAGGACTACGAGCACCTGATGGATGTGAAGGTAGCTCTGGACGTGGAGATCAGTGCCTACAGGAAGATGCTGGAGGTGGAGGAGCAGAG gTTTAAGCTGTCGCCCAGCCCCTCGCAGCGGACGTCCATACCTCGAACGCACGAGCACAGCAGCCGAAAGCCCAGAGGGAAGAAACGGAAGTACGAAGGCGAGTCCGGGAGCTCGCCCGCCTACAAAATGTCCAGTCGTTCGATGGAGCGCGGCGCCGTGAGCGTGGCAGAGATCGACGTGGACGGAAAATATGTTCGACTGAAGAACAACTCAGAGAAA GAGCAGTCtctgggtgggtgggtggtgcGGCGGGTGTACCCCGGTGCTGGAGACATCACCTTTCACATTCCCGCCTCCTGCGTCCTGGCTGGTGGGCAGACACTCACA ATCTGGGCAGCAGGCGCCGAGGTGGAGGCTGACCCCAGTGACCTGGTTCTGCAGGGCCACAGGAGCTGGGGGGTCATCACTGATGTCAGGGTGATCCTCCTGAACTCCAGCCATGAG gaaGTGGCCGAGCGCAGGCTGTGCATGCTGGGTGGGGGTGAAGACGACACTGGGCTGGAGTTTGATGAGGAGTTTGTCACGGGCAGTGAAATGCAGCGCTTTCAGAGACAG GATTTCTCGAAGGAGACCACTTGTGCTGTGATGTGA
- the lmnl3 gene encoding lamin L3 isoform X2, producing MASPICTPAATSTPAAASSSSGRSSRSAGRRSGAAAGLSASSTSPSRLSRLQEKDELRGLNDRLANYIQRVQELESERSYMLLKLEEKEEARSSVRRLYEEELADVRKSLDGLAQERAQLQIDYGNLCEEHRTLQARNQKKEGDLTNALAQLRRAEETLSLKDAEFTKLQSENRRLNGDLADLQSQLEQLEALLAETKNQLSSEMLRRVETENQAQTLKEELELHKNISEQEILEIRSRHESRLVEVDSGQRREFESKLAEAMQQLRQDSESQLQQYKEEIDRVFSSKLHNAQQDALEKNDVASATKDELDATKVRVETLSSQLQQCRKEKISLENRFQDLERTLDKEREVWHHKLSQKEQELLNMRTQMFSQLEDYEHLMDVKVALDVEISAYRKMLEVEEQRFKLSPSPSQRTSIPRTHEHSSRKPRGKKRKYEGESGSSPAYKMSSRSMERGAVSVAEIDVDGKYVRLKNNSEKEQSLGGWVVRRVYPGAGDITFHIPASCVLAGGQTLTIWAAGAEVEADPSDLVLQGHRSWGVITDVRVILLNSSHEEVAERRLCMLGGGEDDTGLEFDEEFVTGSEMQRFQRQPKRKKKCCSVS from the exons ATGGCCTCGCCCATCTGTACCCCCGCGGCCACCTCCACCCCGGCGgccgcctcctcctccagcGGCCGCTCCAGCCGCTCCGCCGGCCGGCGAAGCGGCGCGGCGGCCGGCCTGTCCGCCTCCAGTACCAGCCCGTCCCGCCTGTCCCGCCTGCAGGAGAAGGACGAGCTCCGGGGCCTCAACGACCGCCTCGCCAACTACATCCAGCGGGTGCAGGAGCTGGAGAGTGAGCGCTCCTACATGCTGCTGAAgctggaggagaaggaggaggccAGGAGCAGCGTGCGGAGGCTGTACGAGGAGGAGCTGGCCGACGTCAGGAAGTCCCTGGACGGCCTGGCCCAGGAGAGGGCCCAGCTGCAGATCGACTACGGGAATCTGTGCGAGGAGCACAGGACGCTCCAGGCGAG GAACCAGAAGAAGGAGGGCGATCTGACGAACGCGCTGGCTCAGTTGCGGAGAGCTGAGGAGACTCTGAGCTTGAAGGACGCCGAGTTCACCAAACTGCAGTCGGAGAACCGCAGACTCAACGGCGACCTCGCCGACCTGCAGAGCCAGCTCGAACAA CTGGAGGCTCTACTGGCAGAAACCAAGAACCAGCTGAGCTCTGAGATGCTGAGGCGAGTCGAAACGGAGAACCAGGCGCAAACGCTGAAAGAGGAGCTCGAACTGCACAAGAACATCAGTGAGCAG gagATCCTGGAGATCCGAAGCAGACACGAAAGCCGCctggtggaggtggattcagggcAGAGGAGGGAGTTCGAAAGCAAATTGGCTGAGGCGATGCAGCAGCTGCGGCAGGACAGCGAGTCGCAGCTTCAGCAGTACAAAGAAGAGATCGACCGGGTTTTCAGCTCAAAG CTACACAACGCCCAGCAGGATGCGCTGGAGAAGAACGACGTGGCTTCGGCCACCAAAGACGAGCTGGACGCCACGAAGGTTCGAGTGGAGACCCTCAGCTCGCAGCTGCAGCAGTGCAGAAAAGAA AAAATCTCTCTGGAGAACCGCTTCCAGGACCTGGAGAGGACTCTGGACAAGGAGCGGGAAGTCTGGCACCACAAACTGAGTCAGAAGGAGCAGGAGCTGCTCAACATGAGAACCCAGATGTTCAGTCAGCTGGAGGACTACGAGCACCTGATGGATGTGAAGGTAGCTCTGGACGTGGAGATCAGTGCCTACAGGAAGATGCTGGAGGTGGAGGAGCAGAG gTTTAAGCTGTCGCCCAGCCCCTCGCAGCGGACGTCCATACCTCGAACGCACGAGCACAGCAGCCGAAAGCCCAGAGGGAAGAAACGGAAGTACGAAGGCGAGTCCGGGAGCTCGCCCGCCTACAAAATGTCCAGTCGTTCGATGGAGCGCGGCGCCGTGAGCGTGGCAGAGATCGACGTGGACGGAAAATATGTTCGACTGAAGAACAACTCAGAGAAA GAGCAGTCtctgggtgggtgggtggtgcGGCGGGTGTACCCCGGTGCTGGAGACATCACCTTTCACATTCCCGCCTCCTGCGTCCTGGCTGGTGGGCAGACACTCACA ATCTGGGCAGCAGGCGCCGAGGTGGAGGCTGACCCCAGTGACCTGGTTCTGCAGGGCCACAGGAGCTGGGGGGTCATCACTGATGTCAGGGTGATCCTCCTGAACTCCAGCCATGAG gaaGTGGCCGAGCGCAGGCTGTGCATGCTGGGTGGGGGTGAAGACGACACTGGGCTGGAGTTTGATGAGGAGTTTGTCACGGGCAGTGAAATGCAGCGCTTTCAGAGACAG CCAAAGCGAAAAAAGAAGTGTTGTTCGGTGTCGTGA